GGGAGATATCGTGCTATTGGATATTCCCGATCTCGAAGGAATAGCCAAGGGCAAGTCGCTCGACCTTTACCAAGCGTCGCCGATCGTGGGATTCGACGCCAACATCACCGGCACGGCCGACTACAAGGATACCGCTGACAGCGACGTCGTCGTGATTACCGCGGGAATCGCCCGCAAGCCAGGCATGAGCCGCGACGACCTCCTGTCAACCAATGCCCGCATCGTGGGGAGCGTGGCCGAGCAGGTCAAGCGCACTAGTCCCGGGGCCATCGTGGTGGTCGTCAGCAACCCACTCGATGCAATGGTGCAGCGTGCGTTTGAAGTAACCGGATTTCCACACCAGCGCGTTGTCGGCCAGGCAGGCGTTCTCGACACCGCACGGTATCGGGCATTTCTGGCGATGGAGTTAGGCGTTAGCGTAGAAGACATTTCCGCGCTGTTGATGGGGGGACACGGCGACACGATGGTCCCCATGCCAAGTTGCACGTCGGTCGGCGGCATTCCGGTGACGCAACTGATCGACGCCAAGCGATTGGACGAGATTGTTACCCGCACCCGCAATGGCGGAGCCGAAATCGTCGGACTGTTGAAGACGGGCAGCGCGTACTATGCTCCAGCGGCAGCCACGGCGCAAATGTGTGAAGCCATCGTCCGCGACAAGAAGCGGCTGATTCCCTGCGCCGCCTATTGCGACAAGGAATACGGCGTCGGCGGATACTACGTTGGCGTGCCGGTTATTTTGGGCAGCAAAGGCGTCGAGCGAATCATTCAATTGCCGCTGTCGGCGGAAGAGTCGGCAAATTTCCGCAAAAGCGTCGACGCCGTCAAGGAGTTGGTCGCTGCCATGGCCAAACTGA
This genomic stretch from Pirellulales bacterium harbors:
- the mdh gene encoding malate dehydrogenase; its protein translation is MRRAKISIVGAGNVGATTAHWCAAAELGDIVLLDIPDLEGIAKGKSLDLYQASPIVGFDANITGTADYKDTADSDVVVITAGIARKPGMSRDDLLSTNARIVGSVAEQVKRTSPGAIVVVVSNPLDAMVQRAFEVTGFPHQRVVGQAGVLDTARYRAFLAMELGVSVEDISALLMGGHGDTMVPMPSCTSVGGIPVTQLIDAKRLDEIVTRTRNGGAEIVGLLKTGSAYYAPAAATAQMCEAIVRDKKRLIPCAAYCDKEYGVGGYYVGVPVILGSKGVERIIQLPLSAEESANFRKSVDAVKELVAAMAKLTG